One genomic window of Actinoalloteichus hoggarensis includes the following:
- a CDS encoding winged helix-turn-helix domain-containing protein yields the protein MQTVTADTARRTALAAQGFADRRPTGEPTRRHLNRVLDRVRLLQLDSVNVAVRAHYMPVFSRLGPYSRELLDEAAWSHRAARPRLLVEQWAHEASLLPPEDWPLLWWRMRRYAERYGAQHEAVEARSPGLTGEVLAAVKELGPISAGELERAIGAAGPAARGGWWNRSDTKNVCEYLFGVGELTTGTRRGFERRYDLPERVLPAAVLAAGEPDPGVAARELIMRSAQALGIATEPDLRDYYRLPPKVSQRAVAEAVEAGALEEVAVRGWTRPAYRHPAARTPRAVEGRALLCPFDPLIWRRERAERIFGFHYRIEIYVPEPKRVFGYYVFPFLLDGRLVARVDLKADRQAGVLRVPGAFAEVDVAVPEVAAELAASLREMAGWLGLDGVRLGERGDLIAPLARCL from the coding sequence GTGCAGACCGTGACCGCTGACACCGCCCGTCGGACCGCGCTCGCCGCGCAGGGCTTCGCCGATCGTCGACCGACGGGGGAGCCGACTCGGCGCCACCTGAACCGGGTGCTGGACCGCGTCCGGCTACTCCAGCTCGACTCGGTCAACGTCGCCGTCCGGGCGCATTACATGCCCGTGTTCAGCAGGCTCGGTCCGTACTCGCGAGAGCTGCTGGACGAGGCCGCGTGGTCGCATCGCGCCGCCCGGCCACGGCTGCTGGTGGAGCAGTGGGCGCACGAGGCCAGCCTGCTGCCGCCCGAGGACTGGCCACTGCTGTGGTGGCGGATGCGGCGCTACGCCGAGCGCTACGGCGCGCAGCACGAAGCGGTGGAGGCGAGATCGCCCGGCCTGACCGGCGAGGTCCTGGCCGCCGTCAAGGAGCTGGGCCCGATCAGCGCGGGCGAGCTGGAGCGTGCGATCGGCGCCGCCGGCCCCGCCGCCAGAGGCGGCTGGTGGAACCGGTCGGACACCAAGAACGTCTGTGAGTACCTGTTCGGCGTCGGAGAGCTGACCACCGGCACGCGCCGAGGCTTCGAACGGCGCTACGACCTGCCGGAACGGGTGCTGCCCGCCGCCGTCCTCGCGGCGGGGGAGCCCGACCCGGGCGTCGCCGCCCGAGAACTGATCATGCGTTCGGCGCAGGCGCTCGGCATCGCCACCGAGCCCGACCTGCGCGACTACTACCGGCTGCCGCCCAAGGTCTCGCAGCGAGCGGTGGCCGAGGCCGTCGAGGCGGGAGCGCTGGAGGAGGTGGCGGTGCGCGGCTGGACCAGGCCCGCCTACCGGCATCCGGCGGCCCGCACGCCGCGAGCGGTGGAGGGGCGGGCGCTGCTCTGCCCGTTCGACCCGCTGATCTGGCGTCGGGAGCGTGCCGAGCGGATCTTCGGCTTCCATTATCGGATCGAGATCTACGTCCCCGAGCCGAAGCGGGTCTTCGGCTACTACGTGTTCCCGTTCCTCCTGGACGGGAGGCTGGTCGCGCGCGTCGATCTCAAGGCCGACCGGCAGGCGGGCGTGCTGCGGGTGCCGGGCGCCTTCGCCGAGGTGGACGTCGCGGTGCCGGAGGTGGCGGCCGAGCTGGCGGCGTCGTTGCGAGAGATGGCCGGGTGGCTGGGGTTGGACGGGGTGCGGCTGGGGGAGCGCGGCGACCTCATCGCGCCGCTGGCGCGGTGTCTGTGA
- the thyX gene encoding FAD-dependent thymidylate synthase — MTELVSPKVQLIAKTEFTPPEDVPWTTDADGGQALAEFAGRACYQSWRKPNPATATNEGYLRHILEVGHLSVLEHGSVSFYLTGISRSLTHELIRHRHFSYSQLSQRYVPERDAAMVAPDVIAEDPELHARFLAAAEASVAAYNDLLEGLQEKFADVPNATLRRKQARQAARAVLPNATETRIVVTGNYRAWRHFIAMRATENADVEIRALAIECLRQLRKAVPNVFGDFDIAELADGTEVASSPYVTEG; from the coding sequence GTGACCGAGCTGGTGTCGCCGAAGGTGCAACTGATCGCGAAGACCGAGTTCACGCCACCGGAGGACGTGCCGTGGACCACCGACGCCGACGGCGGTCAGGCGCTCGCCGAGTTCGCGGGTCGCGCCTGCTATCAGTCCTGGCGCAAGCCCAACCCCGCCACCGCCACCAATGAGGGCTACCTGCGGCACATCCTGGAGGTCGGCCATCTCTCCGTGCTCGAACACGGAAGTGTCAGCTTCTACCTGACCGGCATCTCGCGGTCGCTGACCCATGAGCTGATCCGGCATCGACACTTCTCCTATTCGCAGCTCTCCCAGCGCTACGTTCCCGAGCGCGACGCCGCGATGGTCGCGCCGGACGTGATCGCCGAGGACCCGGAGCTGCACGCCCGCTTCCTCGCCGCCGCCGAGGCGAGCGTCGCCGCGTACAACGACCTCCTGGAGGGCCTCCAGGAGAAGTTCGCCGACGTCCCCAACGCCACGCTGCGCCGGAAACAGGCCAGACAGGCCGCCCGCGCGGTGCTGCCGAACGCCACCGAGACGCGGATCGTGGTCACGGGCAACTACCGGGCCTGGCGGCACTTCATCGCGATGCGCGCCACCGAGAACGCCGACGTGGAGATTCGCGCCCTCGCGATCGAGTGTCTGCGGCAGTTGCGGAAGGCGGTCCCCAACGTCTTCGGCGACTTCGACATCGCCGAGCTGGCGGACGGCACGGAGGTCGCCTCCAGCCCGTATGTCACCGAGGGCTGA
- a CDS encoding M23 family metallopeptidase, whose product MLRFTELFTNTDARPASRSAGAVAGTTAEAPRSARSSRRGVGKAVVASVLAGAFLVGGQPLLAGAAEGDTPENFVEVQEGAGSVLPAFYDNPARGLTSLVNETKAEADRLAAEEAAAAEAAARPDFVKPAEGTFTSGFGGRWGTTHYGVDIANVIGTPVVAATEGTVINAGPATGFGQWVRVQAPDGTITVYGHVESFTAAVGQKVAAGDQIATIGNRGQSTGPHLHFEVQVGGQKIDPQPWLAERGITLQ is encoded by the coding sequence ATGCTTCGTTTCACCGAGCTGTTCACCAACACCGACGCCAGGCCCGCTTCCCGGTCCGCCGGTGCCGTTGCCGGCACCACCGCTGAGGCTCCCCGTAGCGCCCGTTCCTCCCGTCGTGGTGTGGGTAAGGCTGTGGTGGCGTCGGTGTTGGCGGGTGCGTTCCTGGTGGGTGGTCAGCCGTTGCTGGCTGGTGCCGCCGAGGGTGACACGCCGGAGAACTTCGTGGAGGTCCAGGAGGGTGCCGGGTCGGTGTTGCCTGCGTTCTATGACAATCCCGCGCGTGGGTTGACGTCGTTGGTGAACGAGACCAAGGCGGAGGCCGATCGCCTCGCGGCGGAGGAGGCCGCGGCGGCGGAGGCGGCGGCGCGTCCGGACTTCGTGAAGCCGGCGGAGGGTACGTTCACCTCTGGGTTCGGTGGTCGTTGGGGTACGACGCATTATGGTGTCGATATCGCGAACGTGATCGGGACGCCGGTGGTCGCGGCGACCGAGGGCACGGTGATCAACGCGGGTCCGGCGACCGGGTTCGGTCAGTGGGTTCGGGTCCAGGCCCCTGACGGCACGATCACCGTCTACGGGCATGTGGAGTCGTTCACCGCCGCGGTCGGACAGAAGGTCGCCGCGGGCGATCAGATCGCCACGATCGGTAATCGTGGTCAGTCCACCGGCCCGCATCTGCACTTCGAGGTCCAGGTCGGCGGCCAGAAGATCGATCCCCAGCCCTGGCTCGCCGAGCGCGGCATCACCCTCCAGTAA
- the dapA gene encoding 4-hydroxy-tetrahydrodipicolinate synthase, which produces MTGCPTALPGRPFGRVLTAMVTPFDAEGELDLDLAQELAVHLVENQGCDGLVINGTTGESPTTTDAEKVDLIRAVTDAVGDRATVVSGAGTNDTRHSVQLARDAEKAGAHGLLVVTPYYSRPPQEGLIAHFTTVADATELPVMLYDIPPRSVIPIEVETLRTLAEHPRILAVKDSKHNLWAGSEIIASTDLAYYCGEDPLNLPWLAVGAVGFVSVIGHVVGDRLKEMLDSFEAGDPVRAKEIHESLLPVYLSMNRMGGTIFAKTALRLCGFETGQPRLPLPAPSEEETRLIAADLWEAGLVLVNPNTMAETAPKAGDQ; this is translated from the coding sequence ATGACCGGATGTCCCACCGCCTTGCCCGGCAGGCCTTTCGGCCGGGTGCTGACCGCGATGGTCACCCCGTTCGACGCCGAGGGCGAGCTCGACCTCGATCTGGCGCAGGAACTCGCCGTGCACCTGGTGGAGAACCAGGGTTGCGACGGCCTGGTGATCAACGGAACCACCGGCGAGTCGCCGACGACCACCGACGCGGAGAAGGTCGACCTCATCCGGGCGGTCACCGACGCGGTGGGCGATCGGGCCACGGTCGTCTCGGGCGCGGGCACCAACGACACCCGGCACTCGGTGCAGCTGGCCAGGGACGCGGAGAAGGCGGGGGCCCACGGGCTGCTCGTCGTCACGCCGTACTACTCACGTCCGCCGCAGGAGGGCCTCATCGCCCACTTCACGACGGTGGCCGACGCGACCGAGCTGCCGGTGATGCTCTACGACATCCCGCCGCGCTCGGTCATCCCCATCGAGGTGGAGACGCTGCGGACGCTCGCCGAGCACCCGCGCATCCTGGCGGTGAAGGACTCCAAGCACAACCTGTGGGCGGGCAGCGAGATCATCGCCAGCACCGACCTCGCGTACTACTGCGGTGAGGACCCGCTGAACCTGCCCTGGCTGGCCGTCGGCGCCGTCGGCTTCGTCTCGGTCATCGGCCACGTCGTCGGCGATCGGCTCAAGGAGATGCTCGACTCCTTCGAGGCGGGCGACCCGGTCCGGGCCAAGGAGATCCACGAGAGTCTGCTGCCGGTGTACCTGTCGATGAACCGGATGGGCGGCACCATCTTCGCCAAGACGGCGTTGCGCCTCTGTGGCTTCGAGACAGGGCAGCCGAGGCTGCCGCTGCCTGCTCCGTCCGAGGAGGAGACCCGGTTGATCGCGGCGGACCTGTGGGAGGCGGGCCTCGTCCTGGTCAATCCGAACACCATGGCCGAGACGGCCCCGAAGGCGGGAGACCAGTGA
- a CDS encoding toxin-antitoxin system HicB family antitoxin, with amino-acid sequence MDLTPYVEQLRQDLTAATSTADEQTRRTAALLAASLQPAARLALMNALSDLAAEVTAALDDDVVDVRLSGRDVQVVVTRATPEPPPAASTPPPPPPPPPLDGGDISRITLRLFDELKSKAEKAASTQGVSLNSWVAQAVQGALHGHPGQPGKPGGDGAESGDRSDAGAQQSRPEPESRTRLRGWVQG; translated from the coding sequence ATGGACCTCACGCCCTATGTCGAGCAGCTACGTCAGGATCTGACCGCCGCCACCTCGACCGCGGACGAGCAGACCCGCCGGACGGCCGCCCTGCTGGCCGCCTCCCTCCAGCCCGCCGCTCGCCTAGCCCTGATGAACGCCCTGTCCGACCTCGCGGCCGAGGTGACGGCCGCGCTGGACGACGACGTGGTCGACGTCCGGCTCTCCGGCCGCGACGTGCAGGTCGTCGTGACCAGGGCCACGCCGGAGCCGCCGCCCGCGGCGAGCACGCCCCCGCCGCCTCCCCCGCCGCCGCCGCTGGACGGCGGTGACATCAGCCGGATCACGCTGCGGCTCTTCGACGAGCTCAAGTCCAAGGCGGAGAAGGCCGCCTCCACTCAGGGAGTCTCGCTGAACTCCTGGGTCGCCCAGGCCGTGCAGGGCGCCCTGCACGGCCACCCTGGTCAGCCCGGCAAGCCGGGAGGAGACGGCGCCGAGAGCGGCGACCGGTCCGACGCAGGCGCCCAGCAGTCCCGTCCCGAGCCGGAGAGTCGTACCCGGCTTCGCGGCTGGGTACAGGGCTGA